Proteins found in one Triticum aestivum cultivar Chinese Spring chromosome 4D, IWGSC CS RefSeq v2.1, whole genome shotgun sequence genomic segment:
- the LOC123097968 gene encoding josephin-like protein, with product MESGARSEAKPDEEGPAPAGSSSGSKVYHERQRMQFCLLHALNNLMQEKESFTRAELDGIAENLVLTDPNKERWTPLSLIWKPHHNALTGNYDVNVLIAAVESRKKKVVWHDHRKGASSIDLDAEALVGLMINVPVRRLRGLWTGRHWVAIRSIDGIWFNLDSDLPSAKQFQCKEKLIAFLDSVLSQGGELMIVLQDE from the exons ATGGAGTCGGGAGCCAGATCAGAAGCAAAGCCAGACGAGGAAGGGCCGGCCCCGGCGGGAAGCAGCAGCGGCAGCAAGGTGTACCACGAGAGGCAAAGGATGCAGTTCTGCCTCCTCCACGCCCTCAACAACCTTATGCAG GAAAAAGAATCGTTCACCCGAGCTGAGCTGGATGGGATTGCTGAAAATCTTGTTCTTACTGATCCAAACAAGGAGAGATGGACTCCTCTATCGTTGATTTGGAAGCCCCACCACAATGCATTAACAGGGAACTATGATGTAAATGTTCTTATCGCGGCGGTAGAATCTAGAAAGAAGAAGGTAGTTTGGCATGATCATCGGAAGGGGGCATCTTCGATAGATCTGGATGCCGAAGCGCTGGTAGGTCTGATGATCAATGTACCGGTCAGGAGGTTGAGGGGCCTGTGGACCGGGAGGCATTGGGTGGCAATTCGAAGCATTGATGGCATCTGGTTTAATCTGGACAGCGATCTTCCGTCGGCCAAGCAGTTTCAGTGCAAAGAAAAACTAATTGCGTTCCTGGACAGCGTTCTCAGTCAAGGCGGGGAGCTCATGATCGTGCTCCAAGACGAATGA
- the LOC123097969 gene encoding sulfoquinovosyl transferase SQD2, with protein sequence MGQAPEMAAPLLLRVEDADAEWSSRPHRIALFVEPSPFAYISGYKNRFQNFIKHLREMGDEVLVVTTHKGAPEEFHGAKVIGSWSFPCPLYQNVPLSLALSPRIFSAVSKFKPDIIHATSPGVMVFGALAIAKMISVPMVMSYHTHLPAYLPGYNLNWLLGPTWGLIRCLHRSADLTLVPSVAIAEDFETAKVVPANRVRLWNKGVDSESFHPKFRRHEMRIKLSGGEPEKPLIIHVGRFGREKNLDFLKRVMEKLPGVRIAFVGDGPYRAELEKMFTGMPAVFTGMLQGEELSQAYASGDVFAMPSESETLGQVVLESMASGVPVVAARAGGIPDIIPKDKEGKTSFLFTPGDLDECVRKIEQLLSSKDLRESVGRAAREEMENCDWRTASKTIRNEHYSTATLYWQKKTGRTG encoded by the exons ATGGGGCAGGCTCCGGAGATGGCGGCGCCGCTGCTCCTGCGGGTGGAGGACGCGGACGCCGAGTGGAGCTCCAGGCCGCATCGCATTGCTCTCTTCGTCGAGCCTTCGCCCTTCGC TTACATCTCCGGCTACAAGAACCGGTTCCAGAACTTCATCAAGCATCTGCGAGAGATGGGCGATGAG GTCTTGGTCGTGACCACGcacaaaggagctcccgaggagtTCCATGGAGCAAAGGTCATTGGCTCGTGGAG CTTTCCATGTCCATTGTACCAAAATGTTCCACTCTCGTTGGCACTGAGCCCCAGAATATTTTCTGCCGTGTCGAAGTTCAAGCCAGACATAATCCATGCCACTTCACCTGGAGTTATG GTTTTTGGCGCCCTTGCTATCGCAAAGATGATTTCAGTTCCAATGGTCATGTCTTATCACACACATCTTCCAGC GTACTTACCAGGGTACAATTTAAATTGGTTACTTGGACCCACATGGGGCCTTATAA GATGTCTCCACAGGTCTGCAGATCTTACTCTAGTTCCTTCAGTAGCTATTGCCGAGGACTTTGAAACTGCTAAAGTAGTACCAG CAAACAGAGTACGGCTTTGGAACAAGGGTGTTGATTCTGAAAGCTTCCATCCTAAATTTCGGAGGCATGAAATGCGGATCAAGTTGAG CGGTGGTGAACCAGAAAAACCATTGATAATTCACGTGGGCCGTTTTGGGCGTGAAAAGAATTTGGATTTTCTGAAGAG AGTTATGGAAAAGCTCCCTGGAGTAAGAATTGCTTTTGTTGGAGATGGACCATACAG GGCTGAGCTGGAAAAAATGTTCACAGGCATGCCTGCAGTTTTCACCGGAATGCTCCAAGGCGAGGAGCTCTCTCAAGCGTACGCCAGTGGGGACGTATTTGCAATGCCTTCAGAGTCTGAGACCCTCGGACAAGTAGTGCTGGAGTCCATGGCTTCTGGAGTTCCGGTTGTCGCTGCTCGCGCCGGAGGCATACCTGATATAATTCCCAAGGACAAGGAGGGCAAAACCAGCTTCCTCTTCACACCCGGGGATCTCGACGAGTGCGTGAGGAAGATTGAACAACTCCTCTCGTCGAAGGACCTCAGGGAGTCCGTCGGAAGGGCTGCCAGGGAGGAGATGGAGAACTGCGACTGGAGAACGGCCTCGAAGACGATACGCAACGAGCACTACAGCACCGCGACGTTGTACTGGCAGAAGAAGACGGGCAGAACGGGGTAG